One genomic segment of Rhizorhabdus phycosphaerae includes these proteins:
- a CDS encoding SDR family NAD(P)-dependent oxidoreductase, which translates to MTDMTGTSTMRRFSGKSVLVTGGGAGIGRAVALEFAKEGANLIVADVDEAAGGECVDLIRQAGAQGEFIRADVASPDDVSALFATIARSGTPLDIAINNAGIEGHVALVEDQPDANFDRVFAVNVQGTFQCMREEVKLMKPRGAGVIINFASIAAHVGFAGLSVYTASKAAVLAMTKSVALELAQSGVRVASVSPGLVQTAMLERFFAADANAKQQMTASLPLGRPCDSYEVARGVLFLASDDASLVLGQTLNLDGGWAYVKS; encoded by the coding sequence ATGACGGACATGACAGGCACCAGCACCATGCGGCGCTTTTCCGGCAAGTCGGTGCTGGTGACGGGCGGTGGCGCCGGCATCGGGCGCGCCGTCGCTTTGGAGTTCGCGAAGGAAGGCGCCAATCTGATCGTCGCCGACGTCGATGAAGCGGCGGGCGGCGAATGCGTCGATCTCATCCGGCAGGCCGGCGCGCAGGGCGAGTTCATCCGTGCGGACGTGGCCAGCCCCGACGACGTCTCGGCCCTGTTCGCCACCATCGCGCGGAGCGGTACGCCGCTCGACATCGCGATCAACAATGCGGGGATCGAGGGTCATGTCGCGCTGGTCGAGGATCAGCCCGACGCGAATTTCGATCGCGTCTTCGCGGTCAACGTGCAGGGCACCTTCCAGTGCATGCGCGAGGAGGTGAAGCTGATGAAGCCGCGCGGAGCGGGGGTGATCATCAACTTCGCGTCGATCGCGGCGCATGTCGGCTTTGCCGGGCTGTCGGTCTACACCGCGTCCAAGGCGGCGGTGCTGGCGATGACCAAGTCGGTCGCGCTCGAACTGGCGCAGAGCGGGGTGCGGGTCGCATCGGTCAGCCCAGGCCTGGTACAGACGGCGATGCTCGAGCGCTTCTTCGCGGCCGACGCGAACGCCAAGCAGCAGATGACCGCAAGCCTGCCGCTCGGCCGGCCCTGCGATTCCTATGAGGTCGCGCGGGGCGTGCTGTTTCTGGCGTCCGACGATGCCAGCCTCGTCCTGGGA
- a CDS encoding LysR family transcriptional regulator has translation MDTLEGMRTFVRAVQLGSLSAAGREIGLSPGSVSRKISQLEHAVSARLLNRTSRKLALTTAGRVYFDQACKILDQIDALSQSMAEQQSAPRGLLAVHTRASIAEKFLSNALPNFLLAYPDITLRLVLSEDNLDLFANKIDLSIRIGTPEEQDLTMRRLSQGLERVLYASPLYLASHPEIREPEDLLQHNCLSFPQPGLGEKGEAVWHYRSATGPRELRVSGNLQVNDANILHNAVVMGIGIGLLPAWLIADDLSFGRVKRVLPHYEFTQTVLDHGLYAVFPTTELMPPKVRVFLDFLIATFRKFEPEIGRMAMDAKRHSADSGRHPPDALRWVRPSIENRRINQR, from the coding sequence ATGGATACGCTAGAGGGCATGCGCACCTTCGTTCGCGCCGTTCAGCTGGGCAGCCTGTCGGCGGCGGGGCGCGAGATCGGCCTTTCGCCGGGGTCCGTATCGCGCAAGATCAGCCAACTCGAACATGCGGTCAGCGCTCGCCTGCTCAATCGGACCAGCAGGAAGCTCGCATTGACGACGGCCGGCCGGGTCTATTTCGATCAGGCCTGTAAGATACTGGACCAGATCGACGCGCTGTCGCAGTCGATGGCAGAACAGCAATCGGCCCCGCGCGGCTTGCTGGCGGTTCACACCCGCGCCAGCATTGCCGAGAAATTCCTGTCGAACGCGCTCCCCAATTTCCTGCTGGCCTATCCCGACATCACGCTGAGGCTCGTCCTGTCGGAAGACAATCTCGACCTGTTCGCCAACAAGATCGACCTTAGCATCCGCATCGGCACGCCCGAGGAGCAGGATCTGACGATGCGCCGCCTGTCGCAGGGGCTGGAGCGGGTCCTCTATGCTAGCCCGCTCTACCTCGCGAGCCATCCGGAAATCCGCGAACCCGAAGACCTGCTTCAGCATAATTGCCTGTCCTTTCCGCAGCCGGGCCTCGGCGAAAAGGGGGAGGCTGTCTGGCACTACCGATCCGCGACCGGCCCGCGCGAACTGCGCGTGTCGGGCAATTTGCAGGTCAATGACGCCAACATCCTGCACAATGCCGTCGTGATGGGGATCGGCATCGGCCTTCTGCCGGCATGGCTGATCGCCGACGATCTGAGCTTCGGCCGGGTCAAGCGGGTGCTGCCCCATTATGAGTTCACCCAGACCGTGCTCGATCACGGCCTCTATGCAGTGTTTCCCACGACCGAGCTGATGCCGCCCAAGGTCAGGGTCTTCCTCGATTTCCTGATCGCGACGTTCCGGAAATTCGAGCCGGAGATCGGACGGATGGCGATGGATGCCAAGCGCCATTCGGCAGACAGCGGGCGTCACCCTCCGGATGCGCTGCGATGGGTGAGGCCCAGCATCGAGAACCGCCGCATCAACCAGCGCTAG